The following are encoded together in the Oncorhynchus masou masou isolate Uvic2021 chromosome 5, UVic_Omas_1.1, whole genome shotgun sequence genome:
- the snrpb2 gene encoding U2 small nuclear ribonucleoprotein B'', producing MDIRPNHTIYINNVNDKIKKDELKRSLYALFSQFGQVMDIVAMKTMKMRGQAFVVFKELASATNALRQLQGFPFYNKPMRIQYAKTDSEVISKIRGTFGDKDKKKDRKKKAQDQVANVAKKPALGSASTNNAPTTMQVPDNPPNYILFLNNLPEETNEMMLSMLFNQFPGFKEVRLVPGKHDISFVEFESEGQAGVAKDALQGFRITAQCAMKITYAKK from the exons ATGGATATTCGACCAAACCACACCATTTACATCAATAATGTAAATGATAAGATCAAGAAGGATG AACTGAAGCGGTCACTCTATGCCCTGTTCTCGCAGTTTGGGCAAGTCATGGACATAGTTGCCATGAAAACCATGAAGATGAGAGGACAGGCATTTGTGGTGTTCAAAGAGCTTGCATCAGCTACGAACGCACTGCGTCAACTTCAAGGATTCCCTTTCTACAATAAGCCCATG CGCATTCAGTATGCTAAGACAGACTCAGAGGTGATCTCCAAAATCAGAGGCACATTTGGGGACAAGGACAAGAAGAAGGACAGGAAGAAGAAGGCTCAAGATCAAGTGGCCAATGTGGCCAAGAAACCAGCACTG GGATCAGCCAGCACAAACAACGCTCCAACAACCATGCAG GTTCCAGACAATCCACCCAACTACATTTTATTCCTTAATAACCTGCCAGAGGAAACTAATGAAATGATGCTCTCCATGCTGTTCAATCA ATTCCCTGGTTTCAAAGAGGTGCGACTCGTCCCTGGCAAACACGACATCTCCTTTGTAGAGTTTGAGAGCGAGGGCCAGGCGGGAGTGGCCAAAGACGCACTGCAGGGCTTCCGGATTACGGCCCAATGCGCCATGAAGATCACTTATGCCAAGAAGTAG